Proteins encoded in a region of the Planococcus citri chromosome 1, ihPlaCitr1.1, whole genome shotgun sequence genome:
- the Dhfr gene encoding dihydrofolate reductase: protein MKPVHAIAAMCENNGIGRNGGLPWKLKKEMDYFTRMTSSTKDSSNRNAVIMGRKTWESIPNKYKPLANRLNVVVSKQMSDDKEMICFKSVTDAVKTLQSSHSNYSNIETIWVIGGYNVYKEALDNQLCDKLFLTRIKKEFECDVFFPEFSEHDYQLVQQEDVSQEVQIENSIEYYFQVHEKKTKLMVP, encoded by the coding sequence ATGAAACCGGTTCACGCGATTGCTGCCATGTGTGAGAACAATGGAATCGGACGCAACGGTGGTTTACCatggaaactgaaaaaagaaatggaCTATTTTACCAGAATGACCAGCTCAACGAAGGATAGTTCTAATCGTAATGCCGTCATAATGGGCCGTAAAACTTGGGAATCAATTCCAAACAAGTACAAACCACTCGCGAATCGCCTAAACGTTGTGGTTTCCAAACAAATGTCGGACGATAAAGAGATGATATGTTTCAAGAGCGTCACCGATGCGGTGAAAACGTTGCAAAGTTCGCATTCTAATTACAGCAATATCGAAACGATTTGGGTGATAGGAGGTTACAATGTTTATAAAGAAGCGTTGGATAATCAATTATgcgataaattatttttaacaagAATCAAGAAAGAATTCGAATGCGATGTATTTTTCCCCGAGTTTTCCGAACACGATTATCAACTGGTACAACAAGAAGACGTATCGCAAGAAGTACAAATTGAAAACTCCATCGAATATTACTTTCAAGttcatgagaaaaaaacgaaattaatgGTACCGTAA